GTCATCATACATTCCTTCTATATAAGTTCAATGAATTAGTGATGAGCCATGAATAGTGCATGATAAGTTTTTAAATATGGTAATACGTAGTAATTCTCCATTTCTAACTAACTACGGTTATTTTCATTCAAAGCACACTCTAAAACAACCCAAAATAAGTTTCATGTGAAGCGAAGAGTAGAGCTGTGCCAGctcaaaaaattaatttgtatacccaaaaaataataaaaccataattagcaatataatatattaaacttgtatatatatgcttaCCAGAACTGGTGCCAATTCCTCTTTGTTGAAATCCCGGAGGGAAGTGCCATTTCCGGGCATCAAACTAGGGCAGTAATCGCCAAGAATGAGACAGTGCTTGATCTTCTTCCAATTCTTTTCGTCTTGAACCCTCATCTGTATCCACTCGGAGTATCGATTAAGCTTAAACTCCTTGTGCCCCGTACCAAGAATCTCCGTTCCACCACCTGGTTTCCAAGTAACGAAGAAGGCGAAAATCCACATGGAGAAGTAGGCGAACAGGACGAGGAACATGATGGCGAGGTACGTCCATAGGATCCAAGGGACCCGGCAACACCCCCCGATTATGCCGAAGATTGACATCACCATGACGAAAACGCCGACTACAAGGAAGGGCTTCCTAAAAAGGTCGAGGCACTCTCCTCCGCTGTTTGTCTTGTTCGCAATTATCCCGAAATAGACGATTGGAATCGATACGAGGAAGATGAGGATGTTGAGAAGACCCAACAGGTTGTTGCTTATCTTCATCCTGAGAATTACTTTCAATCTTATCAGAGACCCACACTCACCACGCCTGCAGAGAGATTGAGCCTCCGACAGATCGAGCCAATTGAAAGAACAAAGAAGCTGaagcaaaacaacaaaagattTATTGTCGGATGTGGTTAATTTATATTGTGGATTTCACGAAAGGTTCTCGGAGATTATACCGTGTGTGTACGTACGGAATTGCATGgggattttctattttttttttcagccTGTCGTGGCTAAAACTATCctacacaaaaaaataaattaatatatacaccatttattatctttataagtttatatatagtaaacaaacattatttattttatcattcGTAGTTactaaatattttaaattgtagacaacgttataatatattcatttattttgttaattatggatattttttattcttagataaaaataaatgtgttTTAAAGAAGCACTACCAAAGTGGATAtaccaacttttttttttctttctcaataaGGGTTTGAAATAATTGATATTGTTTAGGGGAatcatttcataattttataaagtATTTGAGGttaaaatgataaataaatataaattcaataCTCTATTAGGGATAGGTTCGGAATAAACCCCTGCAATTCCGACAACATAAGTAAAACTAGAATTTTACGATTAAAGGGCcgatatatataaaatactaGTATAAAAGATACATAAGTATTCAAAACTACAGTTAAATTTGACTGTTCGTGAAACCATGTgaacatttttttaaacataagTTATCAAGATTTTAGTTTTGGTGCTAATTACTCTActtgttgttttctttccttttcttttctttacgtaaagtattttcctttttcttaatatagAGATTCACAACTTCCGCGTTTTGACTATTTCTCAGAAATTCACAATAACTTGTACCGACTGCCTTCTACGTGTGATAATCGTATATGCCTTCATATCGCATCGTTTTACTTGGAGAGAAAATTTGTGGTATTATCCTTCAATTATAGACACGTATTACTTATTTTATGTTAGGAGGAAAATATTAACATGCCATGTGGCTGACATAGACGGTTATCTTAGTACTCGTGATCCTTTTTACTATCTATTGCTAATGAAAATAAGACAAATCATATGGAATCTTGCAATTATGTCACCAATTGATCTGTGCCAAATATGAAGATCTATTACTTATATCTAGTCAATTATCAGTCACCTTTGTCAAAGGTTTCGTCTTGCTTAATTAACGAGGTCTAATCCAATAGAAAATAACATCAACCTGCATATCAATAGTCTTAAATTTGAATCCCCATAATACCTTGATAGTGCGTGTGTGAGAAACTCTCATCTCCTATAATTTAAACCATCACTTGtatttcaaaaaacaaaaagagggCAGGGGGAGCCTCTAGATTGTTAAACCGCATATGAAAGATTGAGATACACATCaatgaaaaaatttataaaattaaagaaaaagatcaTACAGAATTTGATGTCAAGCGATAATTGGACATACCAATaaatcctattacaaaatGACACAACAAGTCCTATTCGTGGAACGCAAGTTGTTCTTATATTCAAATACATGATTAGAGAATAACTCCTAACCCTAATAGCATGCCAAATGTATCAAGGCCACGAAATGTTTGGACCCATCTTATCTTATCcttgtgtttttcttgtgGTAATAAGATGATATTTGACTTTTCGGCCGTCTATCTATTATATGATTGTGAGCTACCGACCTATAATTATCGGGAAATGCTCTCAAATACGaatattattgtaataaaaaGTTTCAAATAGCACTATTATTGTAGAAAATAGTTACACTAATTATATTGGCATTATCTTAATATGTTGTCGATATTATCTCATTATTTTGATAACATACAATCGAAGATAGTATTGATgtgaacataaaaaaaaaaatactttatCAATCGATTAGCTACAATAATAGAGCTATTTGAGAATTATGCTACAGTAATAATAGCATTTCCCTTAATTTTTTGACCATGCATTAcatatccttttattttagtttggAACGACACTTCGCTTATTCTTATTACTCTACCCATTTACTTGTATAACCATGTTATGCCCGGCGCTATTAGACGCCAATGAAGGGCCCAAACCCTCATCTATTTATAAGAGGCTCTCCCTACTTTGGTATTTTCAATGTAAAAGTAACCTTTATGGTGAAAGGCAATCCAATTGACAACTGATGTACTATCTACTCCAATTTGAATGAACCCGTAAGAGCACTTCAGCGATCAGCTGAGCCCAAGACttggggaagaaaaaaaaaaaaaacaaaaacccaattccagCGATGAGCCCAAGCTCAGGCGCAAGGTGGGACTCAGCAACCTGGGTTAGCCCGAGCTCCAGCCCTCGTTAtggtgctgacgtcagcgctaCAGTGCTACAGTGCCACAATGCCACTAAAGTCCACGTGTCGCGCTCTGGGCACtccgatcagatttttttcttcaatccaacggcagccaatttttgtgcaataaaaaaatgaaaaaaaaataccaacaaattactgaaattttttttttctataaataccaaaattttatccgattgagatatgaattttataataaatattgacatgtacgaacccaaaaatcttatccgaaaatattatccaatttaattgtttaggtaaacaaatttgtgaaaaaaaaaaagaatagtaattgccctttgccatggcaacgggtggaaacacaCAATACTATTTACAAGGGcaactactattcacgtgaatagtggctgccttagctccccccttgccatggcaagaggcaaatgggtggagttgctctaaatACTCGTGTAATTTGTGAGATTGTGAGTTTACTCTCTTGATCTTGTTGACCCAATATTATGCATCAACAAGTTACgaattaaccaaaaaatagCTTACATGGTAACATCAAATGCCACTGTGATACCACACACGGTCTGAGTTGATAGAGCCAGGATTTCATGTGTGGGTGGATtcttataatatatatatatatatatatatatatatatctctctctctctctcaatccctttttattgagggatccctcaaataaggaCGTCCTTTAAGTTAccctataattttttttccaatgatccaaaccatcttaatttttagatcTTCATTCATAGGTCATCCTAACAAAAAATTAGGCAAATCGGAAACCTTTTAGATATctaattgtgtcctacaaaatcaatgaacacgatgcttcaagaaagtactaaaatttcaataactcaattgagtagTCAAATGATTTCAGATTGAATGATTATCTTTAATATCCgatttggattagtgaaatacaatgcagagtgggccctacaagggtgtccctcaaataagtttatttgagggatccttcaatgaaaactatatatatatatactgagGTTATGGAAACTTTAGCATTtgaaaaccaaaccaaattatGTCAAGATCATGCTGAGACGTTGGCTcgatatatcatatatatgtCAAGATCAAACCAAATTATGTTAAGAATTATCACCAGCCATCCTTAACCTCTTGCAAGGACAAGTACAATGCAGTAGTTGCACAAGCTGATGTCCCACAAGGCTGAATGATGCTGCCAAAGAGGTTGATTATCtatatttctttcatttgtaGCACCTTAGCAAATCAATAAATTGGTTCAGTTTCTAAAATGTTTTATAATTATTGGATGATTTATACCTATGATGATAATAAGGCTGTGGAGGAGAGGCTTTAGATGTACTTGCATTGAAGCACAAAGACTGCAAAGATTTCTTCAAGACAGGTTGTTGACAATCCCATTGTCCCACATCGACCAGTTGAGGCAAGGAGGAGAGCGGTGCTGTGTATAAAATAATCAGCCCAACACAGGAATAAGCATACCTTTCTCGGCCTTTTGGCTAAGATCAAGTGTAGTATCTGTTCTTATCAGTTTAATATCTGATACGTGGGCCAATGGCCCACAcgatattaaattaatttctttaggGGGAGGGCTCGCTACAGTAGCTTGCTATTGGAGCTCTCAAGCGTCGCCCAAGTGTTGCACTACTGCATGGGCCTGGCGCACCCCACCAAATCAAGTTTAATCTTTTTACGGCCTTGCCCAAAATGTTGTTCATAATTTATGTCGATGTCCGGCCcaagcattaaaaaaataaatagcaaAAGCCCCCACGTGTCTTCTTAATTTACCTATatctcaaaaataaaaaaacaaataatatatatatatatatatatatatatatattgggcATTTAATTTTGGTTCTCAAATGCTAAAGTTTCAATGGCTTGTACTTCTGCTGAGGTTATCTCGAGTTCATGCATCTACTAGTTCTTTGTACCTCTATTGAGATTACCCTCTGTCAAGGTTATCTTGATTCCATATCTATGCTAATGGCTTGTTCTTTTGCCTGGGGCTATCTTGAGTTCATATCGTTGTTGAAGGCTTTATAACTCTGAGGTTATCTCGAGTTCATACCTTCATTGAAGGCTTTGTGAGATAATAAAGTTGCATGGTTATTTGTTAAGAATTTATGGGTAAAACTTGCCCCTAAAAACCGGCTTTTTGTTGAAAGATTTTAGGACCTTATAGTAGCACTTTGACCCTATAAAAATTCTTAAGGCTGTGAGaataaaaattccaaaacactTTTCAACGTCCAAGCTTGCTCAAGGTAGCAGCTTTGGCCCGAGAATTATTGATCTCAAGCAACATACTCTTGCTTGATGCAGAGAGCTTGTTGGCCATCTCTCTTATAAGGGTAGTCAAAATCTTCACACaagttcaaagaaaaaaagagagtgagATCAAGGTTTTCATGGTTCAACCTATCACTATTTTGGCCAACTCTTTTTTATGGCCATCGCCAGTGTCTTCGATGCTCTATTATTAGTCTTTTGAGACTCAGATACCAACTTCAACCATACCCGTTACAAAAGTAGAGACTGATCACTGGTGAGGCTCTTCTATTTTCGACGAAAGCCTCCGCGGAGTGCAGTGCAACAACCTACTTTTGGAGTGCAAAAATAATTCCTTTTCAAAAAGAAGCCTTAAGTGACCTATTCCACAAGCAGCTCCTCCAGGTCTACAGTTTGAGAGAATAATCTCACAAATTAAGTAGAATATTCAAGAAGCTAAGACTGATTCATGTATAGCTAGCTATAATGCAAACAAACACTTACAAacacatacacatatatattcgtttcttcttcttttttccctcCTGTGGTGGGTGTTTATTTGGGTGAGCTAGGGGGTTTAAAACAACTGAGCCaaacgaaaaataaaaaataaaaaaaccctcaAAGTGTGAGCAACCATGGAACTACTTGTGCTGAGaacaaaacataaattaaaataccAGTCAATGTGtgatttcaattaaattaaagaaatctGAACAGGTAATTTATTGATCCACAATGATCCAACTGAGAAACCATGCACAACTGGTTGGAGTGAAGGAAACAGAAGTGATATGCAACTTTCATGTCAATGAAAGATCAAGCCAAGGAGTTCTGATGTTAAATTAAAGAGGACCTGGGAAACTTCCATTCTCCCTCTGCTCGGCCCACCTCTCAATCTACAATAATACAtgcccataaaaaaaaattagaatttagaTATAATAGATTAAAATGTACAATTACTTTTTAACTATATAAAATGGTACCAACCCTTGTACTTGGAAAACCCTCAAAGTGTCAGAAGGAAAATAGCGATACCAACAAAAGTTAAAGAATGAggggaaaaaattaaataaagcaaGCAAATACCCCAGAAAATAGAATATCACTGCAGGGATCCAATAAACAGCCATGAACTAGAAGGGTTTTGAGATTTCACCCCTGTtgattcaataattcaatccAATTGAGTTCACtaatattcttttcttcaacaaTCAAGACTTGTCAATCCAACTGATGGTCGTATTGTACCTTACAGATAAAAAGGAACATTCAAAATTGAACATTCCATATTTCTGAAGGTGAACAGGCCACTAACAGCTTAATCCGAGTATACAACTATAAAGGTAAAGAAATCAATTCCCTTAAAACAACTTAAAATATCAGGCTCTGACTGGTGCTGTGGTTGTTAAGCTTTATTTCCTCAGTATATCAAAAGACTATTTTGTCACCCTCACACATAAATGGACACATGAACATAGGACTAAAATAACCGCCTATCAAACAAACTGTATAATTACGCTCATTAAGCTTTTCTACACAAGGAACACAAGACGTAAAATTCAACTTGGTAATAAAGGCAGAAAGTTAACAACAAGAGGACAATTGTATGACAAAAATCTAATATGAATGTGGAATAAGTTAATTTCAAACACACACGTTTTCAAACTTGTTCTCCTAATAATTGTAAAGTTTGCAGTTTGGACATTTCTCTAGCAAGAGCTTTTCCCCGACAATTGcaaaatttcttttatcaaaTAACAGTGAAACAGGACTAGAAAAGACGAAagatgttttcctttttctttttttcctttttatatttcataaaTTTAGGTACATGAAGCGCTTATTCAAACTTCTGTGCCATAAGAATACAGTAGATAGGGAGTATCCTAAAAGGCATGAGCAAATTTTAGGTTTCTTGGACAATACAATAAGCTAAGAAGTACTTACCCATTCACCCGGGCAAAGAGAGCGGTAATATTTGGCAAATCGCTCACATTCATTAGCTTCTTCACCCTTTGCTGCCACACACCTGCAAATAGTTTGACatgttcaaaaaaaaaaatctcaattaATAGTTTACTGTTAAGCTACTATGTGCTAAAGTTCGAATAACTACCTATGAAACTCAATGTAACGCGTGAAACAGTGCCTAGTTTGATTTGTTGTAGGGAATCGAAAATCAACAGGTGCTGTTTTCAGCTCAATCTGAGATAGCATAGCAGAAAAGTTCATGTGAGGAAAACAAAATGTGACAAATAGCTGACATAAATAAAAGGGGGCAAATATATCATTTTAGTTACAAAACTTATTAACCCCAGAAAATATAACTCCATCTAAGTTGGACTCCACGATCTAGATCAATATGAGTTTAACGCTTGCCCCACACTTTACATCTTCAAATATGTCATCCATCAAAACATATAAATACATTAAAGTCCATGAATTACTTTCAATCAGTGACAACTTGTTCACATGACATAAAGAGACAAACTTGAATCTCCGAACACAGAACAGCCCGGTAAATTGGCAAGAGTTCCATGAGCAAGAAACATgttataatttttcttaaaagtCACACACAAGCACACCATTTTTTACCAATGGAAATTTTGGACTAAATATTGTCGAACAATGGCAGAATTTGGTTAATCCTTATAATACCCTCATAACCGAATATAGAAAATGAAACACACAATTTTCGAAACATTCATTCTCTTAGAGTGGGGGCATGAACAGGCAGAACAAATATTAGATCCAATTGATTGATACTGCTACACAAAATTAAATGACCCGTATAGATTGAAATTATCCTCCACAATCAAATTTCAACAACTGAATCTTCTTTTACTCAGTAAATAAGGagttttttataataaaaaattaataaaggaAAATCTCATCagtaatatgaaaatatatgcTACGTTTGCTTTGCACCCACCATTGAAAAtgttgcaaaacaaaaaaacacaaatcaaTCAGAAATCTTCGTCGGAATACTTTTCGAAtgaattaatttgaaaaacggaaatattcataaaattttgatttttgtaacGAAAACCCAATGCagagtattaaaaaaataaattcaaacgGAGATAGATtcgtaaaaaaaattaataaatcaaatttaaaaaaacaaaattctggAATTCTAACAGAAGCCATAACCATATACATACAGATAGATCAAAgggagaagagaaaagaaggtAACCTCGGCCATGACTGAAGACTTAAGCGATGAAAGAGAGGAGCGAGATTTGGTGGATTTGTGAACGGGAGATGGCGAATATATGAAATGAAGGTGGGCTGAGCTCTTCTCCGGTTCCTTCGTCCGATGATTAATTCTCTAGCGCCACGTAATGTTATTGTCAATGGTATATTTGGCAAgtgctttatctttttcctctCTATTTTCTTTAACTTTATAAAACCCCTAAATTATAGGGTTCATTTCAAATTGGCACATAATTTCTGAAGAAAATACAAGCTcatacacaaacacaaacacaaaccgCAGGCGGGTcctctattttttatataaatagtatagccgcgcggctatactcgttacACCAGATACTGTGATCcttttagaaaaaaattgtttttcctcgattttttgtttattgataAGGGTAATTTAtagcattatccattactattaggcaATTATCCGAGTCTCTATTATccccttttgaatttttactttttcagaaCTATTGGTATGTCAAACCTTTGGTATCGTTCACAATAACACTCATTTTAATTATGACaactgtttacaccatagtgaaccgagcagacccagcatcaaagcgactagcaccaaggcagccacgccttctcccctgccgaaggaagacacacttccgaggtgccagacacttGCCGAAACTCCCaactgccaaacctaatcctcaggacacgtgtcgccaccacgacgacttgcacaaagtcccacattggaactttgtgcaaacctcctactttcacctccctataaatagggaacagtatccaagtaaaaagggtaactattCTCCCACTTTTATTGTTACTTTGCCAAATTTACCActtgtaactgacttaggcatcggagagccttcggccggcaccacatcggtgtccgaagcttaacgattgcttctaccactttgtcttctgcaggtctcCCACCAACCTATTTCATCAAGtgcctcagccctcttccctaTTGAAGACCCTGCATatctcatcactaagttggattcaatattggccggcccattttgagcatcaacagtttggcgccgtctgtggaaACTCGACACTTGAATCCCCCCTCTCTCTATTAGCCCAGCTGGCTCCTTCACCCATCAGGCCCCGTCGCCTCTCCTTCACCCCACACTCTGCTATGCCGACCGAGGATAGCCGCGATACCCAGCACCTTACCCCCCGCGATGGTACTTCCCGAAGGAAATCTTCGGGAGATGCCACTTTCCAGGCAGAAGTGGAGCGCCTCCGCGACAGTATTACTAAAATGTCAGAGAAATACGAGCATCTTCATTGCCGGAATGCtgagctagagcatgactATCGTGCTCTAAAGCGGAACCAAGAGAGGACTCGCGCCCAGGATGCCCAACAAGACCTCACCCAGAATGTTGGGCATACTCAGCCAACCAGCTAGTACATTCCAGCCACAGTGCCCCGGCCCAATCTAGGCTCCGCAAGGGTAAAGACCACCTTCATCCGGAGCTAACCCAGTCACGACTCCTTTGCGTTCCCCCACCGAAGGACCGGCCCCATGAACCAGTCAGGATCTACCAAGATTGCAGGGATCGCATCTCGGACCGTCAGCCAGGACCGATCCCTATCCCTGTCAACCTCGAGGACCCACGGGTGACACACCTGGGCCCTTCGCCAGGCCCCGTCCGCGTACCCGACGAGGAAGGTGTCGGGGACTCGGATAGTTGGGAATTCTATAATTCGGAGACCTGGCCAACTTATACACTGAGACGCTGGAAGATTGGGAACATTCCCCAGCCCCTGTCTGCCCCGTCCCCAGGCCTTTGGCACCTGAAACTCTTCCTCATGCCGACCCGGCCATGAGGCTTCTCTTTGAAAAGGTCCGGCGCCTGGAGAGCGAACAACATCGCAGCCATCAACCCCTCTGGGCAAAACCACGACCGGGGCCCTTTACTGAATGTATCCTCCACTACCACCAGGAGAAAGATATCCAGCCACTCCGCATCGCTTTCTACACTGGCACGGAGGACCCTCTCACCCACATCCACTCCTTCCAGTCTGCCCTTGGGTGCAAAGGCCTCACTgatgaaggcatgtgcctccttttctcttccaccctcagcggcgcggccctgaattggttctataGGCTCCACCCCCGCACTATCAACTCATTCGATAGTCTCAAGCAGACGTTCCTGGATCATTTTATGATCCAGACTGATCGCCTATTCTCTGCCGACGACTTGTATATGCTTCGGCAGGCTGAGGACGAACCCCTTCGGGAGTATGCAGCTCGGTTCAGTCATGAATACTCCCGCTGCCCAGACACTGACGATCGCGCTGCCTTCGGCGCTTTTAAGAGCGGCCTCCGCGAGTCCAACTTCCGCTACCTGGTTCATAGCAACAGTTGGAACACATATACAGAGCTAATGAAACAGGCAGCGATCCATGCTAAGGctgaatacttcaattccaagcgTGGCCCAGCCAACCTGGCGCGCAACACTTTCGCCGATCCTCCACCTGCTTCCAGCACCCGCTTCAGCCCCACCTTAGCATTCTACCCCCTGCCCCGAGTACCCAGGGTAACCAACAACCAAAACGGAAGGATAGCTACCAGCATCCCTTCAGCAATAACAAACGTGGCAGACatggcaaccaccaccactctaGCGGAGGCAACCCTCCCAAGACTGGTGATCGGGCCCCACTTCCCTTCACACCCAGGCCCAGGTTCGAGGTTTTTACTACCCTCAACACCACCTATGAGAACGTCCTGGTGCGTGAAGCCCCCATCATCCCCAAGCCACCCCCTAGGAGACCATCCAACAAGCCTATGCCAAACACGGGGGTCTTCTGCCGCTTTCATCAATTCAGCGGCCATGACACCGAATCTTGTGTTGCGTTGCGCAACATAATTGAAGGGCTCATCCGTGAGGGAAAGCTGGACAACTATGTACACAACATACCACCCCCGCCTAACCCTCACCAACGACAGATCAACATGATCTCCACCATCAGTGGTGGTCCTACCCTGGCTGGCACCTCCAACAACT
The window above is part of the Prunus dulcis chromosome 1, ALMONDv2, whole genome shotgun sequence genome. Proteins encoded here:
- the LOC117614656 gene encoding tetraspanin-8-like, with the protein product MKISNNLLGLLNILIFLVSIPIVYFGIIANKTNSGGECLDLFRKPFLVVGVFVMVMSIFGIIGGCCRVPWILWTYLAIMFLVLFAYFSMWIFAFFVTWKPGGGTEILGTGHKEFKLNRYSEWIQMRVQDEKNWKKIKHCLILGDYCPSLMPGNGTSLRDFNKEELAPVLSSCCKPSVECGFSYENPIVWKKKNNSASSNPDCKAWDNDRKVLCFNCESCKAGMLEQLIISWKAMHLFRTLMLGFLCLVYAVACCAFKNTREKF
- the LOC117616491 gene encoding cytochrome c oxidase subunit 6b-3 isoform X2; its protein translation is MAEIELKTAPVDFRFPTTNQTRHCFTRYIEFHRCVAAKGEEANECERFAKYYRSLCPGEWIERWAEQRENGSFPGPL
- the LOC117616491 gene encoding cytochrome c oxidase subunit 6b-3 isoform X1: MNFSAMLSQIELKTAPVDFRFPTTNQTRHCFTRYIEFHRCVAAKGEEANECERFAKYYRSLCPGEWIERWAEQRENGSFPGPL